The Clarias gariepinus isolate MV-2021 ecotype Netherlands chromosome 4, CGAR_prim_01v2, whole genome shotgun sequence genome window below encodes:
- the pdss1 gene encoding decaprenyl-diphosphate synthase subunit 1, whose translation MIVVLMARACNIHSNRDGDLLPAQRSIAMISEMIHTASLVHDDVIDGADMRRGKTTINEVWGERKAILAGDFILSAASTALARIGNTAVVSVLSQVIEDLVRGEFMQLGSKENENERFKHYLEKTFKKTASLIANSCKAVSILVSSDPEVHEIAYQYGRNVGIAFQLVDDVLDFTSCANQLGKPSAADLRLGLATGPVLFACQQFPELHSMIMRRFGSDGDVDRAWRYVLESDGVEQTSFLAQRYCHEATRQISRLQPSPERDALIRLTELVLSRDK comes from the exons ATGATCGTGGTGTTAATGGCTCGAGCCTGCAACATTCACAGCAACAGAGATGG GGATCTGCTCCCGGCGCAGCGCTCCATCGCCATGATCTCAGAGATGATCCACACGGCCAGCTTGGTGCACGATGACGTCATCGACGGTGCGGATATGAGGCGAGGGAAGACCACCATTAATGAAGTGTGGGGTGAGAGAAAG gccaTCCTGGCTGGAGATTTCATTCTCTCTGCAGCGTCCACAGCACTGGCACGCATCGGGAACACCGCCGTGGTGTCTGTGCTCTCTCAGGTCATAGAGGATCTGGTAAGAG GCGAGTTCATGCAGCTGGGATCCAAAGAAAACGAGAACGAGCGCTTCAAACACTACCTCGAGAAAACCTTCAAGAAGACGGCGAGTCTCATAGCGAACAGCTGTAAAGCA GTGTCCATCCTGGTGAGCTCTGACCCCGAGGTGCACGAGATCGCCTATCAGTACGGCCGAAACGTGGGCATCGCCTTTCAG CTGGTGGACGACGTGCTAGACTTCACCTCGTGCGCTAATCAGCTGGGGAAGCCGTCAGCCGCGGACCTCAGGCTGGGTCTGGCCACCGGACCCGTACTCTTCGCCTGCCAACAG TTTCCAGAGCTCCACTCCATGATCATGAGACGCTTCGGTTCAGATGGAGATGTCGATCGGGCCTGGAGATACGTCCTGGag AGTGATGGTGTGGAGCAGACGAGCTTCCTCGCCCAGCGTTACTGCCACGAGGCCACGCGCCAGATCAGCCGTCTGCAGCCGTCCCCTGAGCGGGACGCTCTGATCCGTCTCACTGAGCTCGTCCTCAGCCGGGACAAGTGA